In one window of Brenneria goodwinii DNA:
- the bcsD gene encoding cellulose biosynthesis protein BcsD translates to MQAYDPVAQQLEYYQYKQQKPGWQDLLQVLFAGIFSDADEADASAFLRLAGKHFARRYPLAASLTLGELEDRINQRLAEFDWGFVRLEPAEQALTLLHQAWPMLLSSEAPHNEERSWRRAFSCVLEGVYSEWLQAQGGHPHVAVRGQSANVSERTLIFLYKGGL, encoded by the coding sequence ATGCAAGCGTATGACCCCGTGGCGCAGCAGCTTGAGTATTATCAGTACAAACAGCAAAAGCCAGGCTGGCAGGATCTGTTACAGGTTCTGTTCGCCGGCATTTTTTCCGATGCGGATGAAGCCGACGCCAGCGCCTTTCTGCGGCTGGCCGGTAAACATTTTGCCCGTCGCTATCCCCTGGCCGCCAGTTTGACGCTGGGCGAATTGGAAGATCGCATCAACCAGCGGCTGGCCGAATTCGACTGGGGATTCGTCAGGCTCGAACCGGCGGAGCAGGCATTGACCCTACTGCATCAGGCGTGGCCGATGCTGCTGTCGTCCGAAGCACCGCATAACGAAGAGCGGAGCTGGCGTCGGGCTTTCTCCTGCGTGCTGGAAGGCGTCTACAGCGAATGGCTGCAGGCCCAGGGCGGTCATCCGCATGTCGCCGTGCGCGGGCAATCGGCTAACGTTTCAGAGCGCACGCTAATTTTCCTCTATAAAGGCGGCTTGTAA
- a CDS encoding glycosyl hydrolase family 8, producing the protein MPIRWMKGISLLLLWGVLSGMALAQEQDNGWSQFKQRYVLPEGRVVDTGNNNISHTEGQGFTLLLAVFNDDRTTFDRLWRWTKNTLYQPESGLFCWRYDPAAKEKVTDKNNASDGDTLIAWALLLAADKWQTPEYRVESRQIQAALIKHTVVAFAGYQVMLPGMNGFNHTDSVNLNPSYFLFPAWQAFYRDSRLKVWSDLQQDALRLLSRMNFGQPPLPADWVTLNTDGKMTPADGWPPRFSFDAVRIPLYLRWARIDGRAMAPFRLYWQRFMREKTPAWVNVTTGEQAEYPLTGGMMAIRDITLGQDKLVSDRLLVEEDYYSASLHLLAWWAIR; encoded by the coding sequence ATGCCCATACGATGGATGAAAGGCATTTCGTTATTGCTGCTATGGGGGGTGCTGTCCGGGATGGCGCTGGCTCAGGAGCAGGACAACGGCTGGAGCCAGTTTAAGCAGCGCTATGTTTTGCCGGAAGGCCGGGTAGTGGATACCGGCAATAACAATATTAGTCATACTGAAGGGCAGGGGTTCACGCTGCTGCTGGCGGTGTTCAATGATGACCGGACCACCTTCGACCGCCTGTGGCGCTGGACCAAAAACACGCTGTATCAGCCGGAAAGCGGTTTGTTCTGCTGGCGTTACGATCCGGCCGCAAAGGAGAAAGTCACCGATAAAAACAACGCCTCCGACGGCGATACGCTTATTGCGTGGGCGTTGCTGCTGGCCGCGGATAAATGGCAGACGCCGGAATATCGCGTCGAATCGCGTCAGATCCAGGCGGCGCTGATCAAGCATACGGTAGTCGCTTTTGCCGGCTACCAGGTCATGCTGCCCGGCATGAACGGCTTTAATCACACCGACTCTGTCAACCTCAATCCGTCCTATTTCCTGTTTCCGGCCTGGCAGGCTTTCTATCGCGACAGCCGCCTGAAAGTGTGGTCTGACCTGCAGCAGGACGCATTGCGCCTGCTGAGCCGGATGAATTTCGGTCAGCCGCCGTTGCCTGCCGACTGGGTGACGCTGAACACCGATGGAAAGATGACGCCGGCCGACGGCTGGCCGCCCCGTTTTAGTTTCGATGCGGTGCGCATTCCGCTCTATCTGCGTTGGGCGCGGATAGACGGGCGCGCAATGGCGCCGTTTCGTCTTTATTGGCAGCGCTTTATGCGCGAAAAGACGCCGGCATGGGTCAATGTTACCACCGGCGAACAGGCGGAATACCCGCTCACCGGCGGAATGATGGCGATTCGCGATATCACATTGGGGCAGGATAAGCTGGTCAGCGATCGGCTGCTGGTGGAAGAGGATTATTATTCGGCCAGCCTGCATCTGCTGGCGTGGTGGGCAATCCGCTAG
- a CDS encoding cellulose biosynthesis protein BcsC yields MRRKTRYLTMVSMLMLPVMAVAAQNSPAIKALLDQAAYWHERAHSDLANESLNKILEVEPNNVDALYLLALYAQQNGDNAAAQSWRQKLAALSPGDSRLDRLDNARALTSIPPAQLARARQLAAQGDFARAIESYRALFKGAQPLDSLAVEYYQTMAGLPASRPEAISGLQRWLAAHPDDSTAQLALARILTYDETTRRDGVNRLAALAAQNVDGADPALKQALLWMTPQAGDESLYRDYQQRNPGDRDVLAHYERNLAGIGLGQGYAALQSGDLSTAKSQFEALLAQKPQDADALAGLGFIALRNEDFVGAENYLNQAINIGGPNRERWVALAQDARFYGELNKAKQTAASGALDEALALSAPLSQQSGERGIAAQLFRADLLRRKGDAAAAEQAYRNILAGASENNDARLGLYYSLQQQQKTAEAQQVLQSLPVSLRPQSSSGVASVEPLRRDAALALQAGNAERALTLLRQAQQRQPANPWVRLDIARILQQQGNDAQAQSMVAPLAQPGVSGESLYVAALFAADNERWAEASALMARIAPSRRSREMAALARRVEFNQRMAQARLYLQQGNQPAAAALLHELTRTPPGAPADLGNLALALQQAGDNANAVRLVRQNMQSGVQGNAGDYAAQLNVLNQAGLTEEADAWLNNPAIQSRSSPVDISRLRTGSIINEADRLREQGQYASAYDKLIVALQQDPQNDDLMLAMGRLYQSGKMNREAGQVYDYLLRRDGQNQQAREGAVNVALANGDVARAKTLMAGMSGPRTPERLLLAARVAQAEGDRQQALALLRSAKGQMIGLQGADSNATIAGLPITDNPFINQQTRTSRSSSAYGQILPWQLSPRQAENRYDLTSGATQTAAANTENATLREVDRLLDEVQGREASWAQGNVSVRGRDGENGLSKLTEAKAPLSLSGVPFDTSRLSFTVTPLTLNAGTPTGTTSNRFGTGALQQAQLAQASTAASAQAATESAQAAVAADTNYQTLKSNQDTTCAVSSTSSECLAATSAASEAYIAKQLADSNVTTAQTFGPNDFNAASPGAQKANGVELNLALAGDSYKTDIGTTPLGQDTNTLVGGAQWSPKLSDYTTLTLNAERRPVTDSLLSYVGVRDRFSGKKWGAVTRNGGSVNLGYDNGDAGFYTGLGYYSYLGDNVASNKGLTTSSGMYIRPYRYDDRELKLGVNVSYMNFSKNLSYFSYGQGGYFSPQDYVSVSFPVEYSQQYDNWNYKLSGAVGYQSYSQKESAYFPNDPALQSELEGLVAAGYGTEAWYSGQSQSGIGYNLKAEGSYKLNKNMIIGGQAGYDTFGDYSESTALVYFRYLLDGK; encoded by the coding sequence ATGAGGCGGAAAACGCGCTATCTGACGATGGTGAGCATGCTGATGCTGCCAGTCATGGCGGTGGCCGCACAGAACAGTCCGGCGATTAAGGCGTTGCTGGATCAGGCGGCGTACTGGCACGAAAGGGCGCATAGCGATCTGGCCAATGAGTCCTTAAATAAGATTCTGGAAGTAGAACCGAATAACGTCGATGCGCTGTACCTGCTGGCGCTGTACGCTCAGCAAAACGGCGACAACGCGGCGGCGCAGTCCTGGCGCCAGAAACTCGCCGCCTTGTCGCCGGGCGACAGCAGGCTGGATAGGTTGGATAACGCGCGCGCCCTGACGTCGATACCTCCCGCGCAACTGGCCAGAGCCCGTCAGTTAGCGGCCCAGGGCGATTTTGCTCGCGCCATTGAAAGCTATCGCGCCCTGTTTAAAGGGGCGCAGCCGCTGGATAGTCTGGCGGTCGAATATTATCAGACGATGGCCGGTCTCCCCGCTTCGCGGCCGGAGGCTATCAGCGGTCTGCAGCGCTGGTTGGCCGCGCACCCTGACGACAGTACGGCCCAGCTCGCGCTGGCGCGTATTCTGACCTACGACGAAACGACCCGGCGCGACGGGGTCAACCGTTTGGCCGCGCTGGCGGCGCAGAACGTCGACGGGGCCGATCCCGCTCTGAAGCAGGCTCTGCTGTGGATGACGCCGCAGGCCGGTGATGAATCGCTCTATCGTGACTACCAGCAGCGTAACCCTGGGGATCGGGACGTCCTGGCGCACTATGAACGCAATCTGGCGGGTATCGGTCTTGGTCAGGGGTACGCCGCGCTGCAAAGCGGCGATCTGAGCACGGCGAAGAGCCAGTTCGAGGCGCTGCTGGCGCAGAAGCCGCAGGATGCCGATGCGCTGGCCGGGCTGGGTTTTATCGCGCTGCGCAATGAAGATTTCGTCGGCGCGGAGAATTACCTTAACCAGGCGATAAACATCGGCGGGCCGAACCGCGAGCGCTGGGTGGCGCTGGCGCAGGACGCACGTTTTTATGGCGAGCTCAACAAGGCGAAACAGACCGCGGCCAGCGGCGCGTTGGATGAAGCGCTGGCCCTCAGCGCGCCGCTCAGCCAGCAAAGCGGCGAACGCGGCATCGCCGCCCAACTGTTTCGGGCCGACCTGCTGCGGCGAAAAGGCGATGCGGCGGCGGCCGAACAGGCTTACCGCAACATTCTTGCCGGCGCATCGGAGAACAATGATGCGCGCCTCGGTCTGTACTACAGCCTGCAACAGCAGCAGAAAACGGCGGAAGCGCAGCAGGTGCTGCAAAGTCTGCCCGTCAGTTTGCGGCCGCAGAGTTCTTCAGGCGTCGCCAGCGTCGAGCCTTTGCGCCGCGATGCCGCGCTGGCGCTGCAGGCCGGCAACGCCGAACGCGCGTTGACGCTACTGCGACAGGCGCAGCAAAGGCAACCGGCCAATCCCTGGGTGCGGCTGGATATCGCCCGCATTCTGCAACAGCAGGGCAACGACGCGCAGGCTCAGTCGATGGTGGCGCCGCTCGCGCAGCCGGGCGTCTCCGGTGAAAGCCTGTACGTGGCCGCCCTGTTCGCCGCTGATAATGAACGCTGGGCGGAGGCCAGCGCGCTGATGGCGCGCATCGCGCCGAGCCGGCGCTCCAGAGAAATGGCGGCGTTGGCCCGGAGGGTGGAATTCAATCAGCGGATGGCGCAGGCTCGCCTTTACTTACAGCAGGGCAATCAGCCGGCGGCGGCCGCGCTTCTGCATGAACTGACCAGAACGCCGCCCGGCGCGCCGGCGGATCTCGGCAACCTGGCGCTGGCGTTGCAGCAGGCCGGCGACAACGCAAACGCGGTGCGCCTGGTGCGGCAAAATATGCAGAGCGGCGTGCAGGGCAACGCCGGCGATTATGCCGCTCAGCTTAACGTACTGAATCAGGCTGGTCTGACGGAAGAGGCCGACGCCTGGCTGAATAATCCCGCCATCCAGAGCCGCAGTTCGCCGGTGGATATCAGCCGGTTGCGCACCGGCTCGATCATCAACGAGGCGGACAGACTGCGCGAGCAGGGGCAATACGCCTCGGCATACGACAAACTGATTGTCGCCCTGCAGCAGGATCCCCAGAACGATGATCTGATGCTGGCGATGGGCCGTCTGTATCAGTCCGGCAAAATGAATCGGGAAGCCGGTCAGGTCTACGACTACCTGTTGCGGCGCGATGGGCAAAATCAGCAGGCGCGCGAAGGCGCGGTGAACGTCGCGCTGGCCAATGGCGACGTGGCGCGGGCGAAAACGCTGATGGCCGGTATGAGCGGACCGCGCACGCCGGAACGCCTGCTGCTGGCGGCGCGGGTGGCGCAGGCGGAAGGCGATCGTCAACAGGCGCTGGCGTTGCTGCGTTCGGCCAAAGGGCAGATGATTGGCCTGCAGGGCGCCGACAGCAACGCAACCATCGCCGGTTTGCCGATAACCGACAACCCGTTTATCAACCAGCAGACCCGCACCAGCCGCAGTTCGTCGGCTTACGGTCAGATTCTACCCTGGCAGCTGTCGCCGCGTCAGGCGGAAAACCGCTACGATCTGACCAGCGGCGCGACGCAGACCGCAGCGGCCAATACGGAGAATGCGACGCTGCGCGAGGTGGATCGCCTGCTGGACGAAGTGCAGGGACGAGAGGCCAGTTGGGCGCAGGGCAACGTCAGCGTGCGCGGGCGCGACGGGGAAAACGGCCTGAGCAAGCTGACCGAGGCCAAAGCGCCGCTTAGCCTGTCCGGCGTGCCGTTCGATACCTCGCGCCTGAGTTTTACCGTCACGCCGTTAACGCTGAATGCCGGCACGCCGACCGGCACCACCAGCAACCGTTTCGGCACCGGCGCGTTGCAGCAAGCACAGCTGGCGCAAGCGTCAACCGCCGCCTCTGCGCAGGCGGCGACGGAGTCCGCTCAGGCCGCCGTAGCCGCGGATACCAACTACCAGACGCTAAAGAGCAACCAGGATACGACTTGCGCGGTCAGTTCCACCTCCTCGGAATGTCTGGCGGCGACAAGCGCGGCGAGCGAAGCCTATATAGCTAAACAGCTGGCCGACAGTAACGTCACCACGGCGCAAACATTCGGCCCCAACGATTTCAACGCCGCCTCGCCCGGCGCGCAAAAGGCCAACGGCGTTGAGCTAAATCTGGCGCTGGCCGGCGACAGCTATAAAACGGATATCGGCACCACGCCGCTGGGCCAGGATACGAACACGCTGGTGGGGGGGGCGCAGTGGTCGCCGAAACTGAGCGACTACACCACGCTGACCCTGAACGCCGAGCGGCGGCCGGTGACCGATAGCCTGCTGTCGTATGTCGGCGTGCGCGACAGGTTCAGCGGGAAAAAATGGGGCGCCGTCACGCGCAACGGCGGCAGCGTCAATCTTGGCTATGACAACGGCGACGCTGGTTTCTATACCGGCCTGGGCTATTACAGCTACCTCGGCGATAACGTCGCCAGCAATAAGGGGCTGACCACTTCATCGGGCATGTATATTCGCCCTTACCGCTATGACGATCGGGAACTGAAACTGGGCGTCAACGTCAGCTATATGAATTTCTCCAAAAATCTGAGCTATTTCAGCTACGGCCAGGGCGGCTACTTCAGCCCGCAGGATTACGTCAGCGTGTCGTTCCCGGTGGAATACAGCCAGCAATACGACAACTGGAACTATAAACTCAGCGGAGCCGTCGGTTATCAATCATACTCTCAGAAAGAGAGTGCGTATTTCCCGAATGATCCGGCGCTGCAGTCTGAACTGGAAGGGCTGGTGGCCGCCGGCTATGGCACGGAAGCCTGGTATTCCGGCCAGAGTCAGAGCGGCATTGGCTATAATCTGAAAGCCGAGGGAAGCTATAAACTCAATAAAAACATGATAATAGGCGGACAGGCCGGCTACGATACCTTCGGTGATTATTCCGAGAGCACGGCATTGGTCTATTTCAGGTATTTACTGGATGGGAAATAA
- the ybaL gene encoding YbaL family putative K(+) efflux transporter: MHAATPLISTIAGGLVLAFLLGILANRLRISPLVGYLAAGVLVGPFTPGFVADTSLAPELAELGVILLMFGVGLHFSLKDLMAVKSIAIPGAIAQIAVATLLGIGLSSLLGWSLPNGLVFGLCLSTASTVVLLRALEERQLIDSQRGQIAIGWLIVEDLAMVLTLVLLPAFGDMISSEHADTSKLLRDLAWTIGKVIAFITLMIVVGRRLVPWVLAKSASTGSRELFTLAVLAMALGIAFGAVKLFDVSFALGAFFAGVVLNESELSQRAAHDTLPLRDAFAVLFFVSVGMLFDPMILINEPVGVLITLAIIIFGKSAAAFMLVRLFGHSKRTALTISASLAQIGEFAFILAGLGIALGLLSEEGRSLVLAGAILSIMINPVLFTLLERYLAKNETIEEQIVEEAIEEEKQIPVDLCNHALLVGYGRVGSLIGARLHQEGIPVVVIENSRARVDALREQGIKAVLGNAAKPEIMEIARLDCARWLLLTIPNGYEAGEIVAAAREKRSDLEIIARAHYDDEVSYITEHGANQVVMGEREIANSMITLLKLEDVPATPQECPI; the protein is encoded by the coding sequence ATGCATGCTGCAACACCTCTAATTTCAACGATTGCCGGAGGGCTTGTTCTTGCCTTCCTTCTCGGTATTCTGGCGAACCGCCTGCGCATCTCCCCTCTTGTCGGCTATCTTGCCGCCGGTGTGCTCGTCGGTCCCTTTACCCCAGGATTTGTCGCTGATACCTCACTGGCGCCGGAGCTGGCCGAACTCGGCGTCATCTTGTTGATGTTTGGTGTTGGTTTGCACTTTTCTCTGAAAGATCTTATGGCGGTAAAATCGATCGCCATTCCCGGCGCGATTGCCCAGATCGCGGTAGCGACGCTGCTTGGGATTGGGCTTTCCTCCCTGCTGGGCTGGAGCCTGCCGAACGGCCTGGTATTCGGTCTCTGTCTTTCCACCGCCAGTACCGTTGTCCTATTGCGCGCGCTGGAAGAACGTCAGCTTATTGATAGCCAACGCGGTCAAATCGCCATCGGCTGGCTGATTGTAGAAGATCTGGCGATGGTTCTGACGCTGGTTCTGCTGCCCGCCTTCGGCGACATGATCAGCTCGGAACATGCCGATACCAGTAAGCTACTGCGCGATCTGGCGTGGACCATCGGTAAAGTTATCGCTTTCATCACATTGATGATTGTCGTGGGCCGCCGCCTGGTTCCCTGGGTGCTGGCCAAAAGCGCCAGTACCGGTTCCCGCGAACTATTCACGCTGGCGGTGCTGGCTATGGCGCTGGGGATCGCCTTCGGCGCGGTAAAACTGTTTGACGTCTCCTTCGCCCTGGGCGCGTTCTTCGCTGGCGTCGTGTTGAATGAGTCGGAACTCAGCCAACGAGCGGCGCACGATACGCTGCCGCTGCGCGATGCCTTTGCGGTACTGTTCTTTGTTTCCGTCGGAATGCTGTTCGACCCGATGATTCTGATTAACGAGCCGGTGGGAGTACTGATTACGCTGGCTATCATCATCTTTGGTAAATCAGCCGCCGCCTTTATGTTGGTCCGACTCTTCGGTCACTCCAAGCGGACGGCATTAACCATCTCGGCCAGCCTGGCGCAAATTGGCGAGTTCGCCTTTATTCTTGCCGGGCTGGGCATTGCGCTGGGGTTGCTGTCCGAAGAGGGGCGCAGCCTGGTATTAGCCGGCGCGATCCTCTCCATCATGATCAACCCGGTCCTCTTTACCCTGCTCGAACGTTATCTGGCTAAAAATGAAACCATCGAAGAACAGATAGTGGAAGAAGCCATTGAGGAAGAAAAACAGATCCCTGTCGATTTGTGTAATCACGCCCTGTTGGTCGGTTACGGACGGGTTGGCAGTCTGATCGGCGCCAGACTTCATCAGGAAGGTATTCCGGTCGTGGTAATAGAAAATTCACGCGCGCGCGTCGACGCACTGCGTGAACAAGGCATCAAGGCGGTGCTCGGTAATGCGGCCAAGCCGGAGATTATGGAAATCGCCCGGCTGGATTGCGCGCGGTGGTTGCTGCTGACGATTCCAAACGGCTATGAGGCCGGGGAAATCGTCGCGGCCGCGCGTGAAAAACGCAGCGATTTAGAAATTATCGCCCGCGCCCATTATGATGATGAAGTCAGCTACATTACAGAACACGGCGCCAACCAGGTGGTAATGGGCGAGCGGGAAATTGCCAATAGCATGATTACGCTGCTCAAGCTCGAAGACGTACCGGCAACGCCGCAGGAATGCCCCATCTGA